From a single Couchioplanes caeruleus genomic region:
- a CDS encoding SigE family RNA polymerase sigma factor: protein MHAELEESFRAVAAAEMAPLRRFARSLTRDPHRADDLVQGALERMYVAWPRTHSVNDPGAYLRTVVVRLAVSESRRPWRREYSTDAMPETAYDETGSATQLDLTRALTTLSVKQRAIVVLRYVEDRSVAEVAEVMRIAEGTVKRQCADAVAKLRRVLGNDFLDDPPEQRGSTRPGAPAPAPAPGGTR, encoded by the coding sequence ATGCATGCCGAGCTCGAGGAGTCGTTCCGCGCCGTAGCCGCAGCGGAAATGGCACCCCTGCGCCGGTTCGCCCGATCACTGACACGCGACCCGCACCGCGCCGACGACCTGGTGCAGGGCGCCCTCGAGCGCATGTACGTGGCTTGGCCGCGTACCCATTCGGTGAACGATCCCGGCGCCTACCTGCGCACCGTGGTGGTCCGCCTCGCCGTCAGTGAGAGCCGCCGACCGTGGCGCAGGGAATACAGCACCGACGCCATGCCCGAGACGGCGTACGACGAGACCGGCTCGGCCACTCAGCTCGACCTCACCCGCGCGTTGACCACGTTGAGCGTCAAGCAACGCGCCATCGTGGTTCTCCGGTATGTGGAAGACCGCTCCGTCGCCGAGGTGGCGGAGGTCATGCGCATCGCCGAGGGAACCGTGAAGAGGCAATGCGCCGACGCCGTCGCCAAGCTGCGGCGCGTGCTCGGCAACGACTTCCTCGACGACCCGCCCGAGCAGCGCGGCAGTACCCGACCCGGCGCTCCCGCTCCGGCCCCGGCACCTGGAGGCACCCGATGA
- a CDS encoding beta-ketoacyl-ACP synthase 3 encodes MAHPLQLRAGHSGSRILSVATYRPRTEVGNEPIAALIDSSDEWIRRRCGIESRRRAAADEDLVMMAAAAASKALAGAGVDARDVSAVLVATMSHRGRATTVAPLVADALGASAAAAMDLGAACAGFPYALATADALVRSGAAGYVVLVGAERMTDIIDERDRGTAFLFGDGAGAVVVAPAQTGGIGPVVWGADGSGSELLRYDEAGILRMAGPEVFRWATSVIPDLARRALDAAGISVADLAAFIPHQANLRITSVAAKALGLGPHVRVATDITTNGNTGAASIPQAMAALPDTTGPALLVGFGAGLSYAAQVVILP; translated from the coding sequence ATGGCCCATCCTTTGCAGCTCCGAGCCGGTCACTCCGGGTCGCGCATCCTCAGCGTCGCCACGTACCGCCCCCGGACCGAGGTGGGTAACGAGCCGATCGCCGCTCTGATCGACTCGAGCGACGAATGGATACGCCGCCGCTGTGGCATCGAGTCGCGACGGCGCGCCGCGGCTGATGAGGACCTGGTCATGATGGCTGCGGCGGCCGCCTCGAAGGCGCTGGCCGGTGCGGGTGTCGATGCGCGCGACGTCTCGGCCGTGCTGGTGGCGACGATGTCCCACCGCGGCCGGGCGACCACCGTGGCTCCCCTGGTGGCTGACGCGCTGGGCGCTTCCGCGGCCGCCGCGATGGATTTGGGGGCAGCGTGCGCCGGATTTCCGTACGCACTTGCGACCGCTGACGCGCTCGTGCGCAGCGGCGCCGCCGGCTACGTGGTTCTGGTGGGCGCCGAGCGCATGACGGACATCATCGACGAGCGCGACCGCGGCACGGCGTTCCTCTTCGGTGACGGCGCCGGCGCGGTGGTCGTCGCTCCGGCGCAGACGGGCGGCATCGGGCCGGTGGTATGGGGCGCTGACGGCTCCGGGAGCGAACTGCTGCGGTACGACGAGGCGGGCATTCTGCGTATGGCCGGCCCTGAGGTCTTCCGCTGGGCGACCTCCGTCATCCCCGACCTGGCCAGGCGCGCGCTGGACGCTGCGGGCATCTCCGTGGCGGACCTTGCGGCCTTCATCCCGCACCAGGCCAACCTGCGCATCACCTCGGTCGCTGCCAAAGCGCTGGGGCTCGGCCCGCACGTCAGGGTGGCCACCGACATCACCACCAACGGCAACACCGGCGCGGCCTCCATCCCCCAGGCCATGGCAGCCCTGCCCGACACGACGGGTCCCGCGCTGCTCGTGGGCTTCGGCGCCGGCCTCTCGTACGCCGCTCAGGTCGTCATATTGCCCTGA
- a CDS encoding zinc-dependent metalloprotease family protein yields MSSPRRRRPLRRVVLLATGVLAVGLVGIPSALGSAWLLPSTSHGERTVAVSEPEPLTSVPADDPGEGLVHKGLRPGGKGTSCAGEYEVIGTGRCSHGPDEAPPGLSVRKPVAPVAAVRKEPALPSRTAPLRRPDALALTSAAAPTAAGATAAAGDVVCEGDGQSGKRVQVLYVRAAATASRFAAYEASFRTWAAGVDTIYDASAQDTGGHRHLRYVTTSDCRVDVREVEVPDGQLDDFSKTISALKALGFNRTDRKYMIFAESNVYCGIGTFAGDDQASARNRSNAGPSYGRSDTGCWAASVAAHELGHNLGAVSNSAPNSSKAGHCVDDYDVMCYKDAPETTVKIVCTDRAKENRLDCNHDDYYSTDPQPGSYLASHWNVASNEFLIAGETGGAPEPTPSQSPSASPPPGPSSTPSVPVPSPSASRTTPPTPGPSGSQPAPTTPAPSPTGSSADPGPAPAKLTVAQLAATSARLSWPSAGSGSSYGVVVDGRTLGTVRSAGVTITGLTPGHTYRMKITKGLADYTDEVAVSTPAAAVPPAGEWFSLSNALTGETADVYGARSADRTPLVTRAATGEASQSWRLDGGKLVSKATGKCVSPLGRAVAGAVLVQKDCATAATWQVTRTEAGLTLATGGLVAGPGDTDYAGRPLLALQNPSGVRQQAWSADVR; encoded by the coding sequence ATGTCCTCTCCCCGCCGCAGACGCCCCCTGCGCCGCGTCGTGCTCCTCGCGACCGGTGTCCTGGCGGTCGGGCTCGTCGGTATTCCCTCGGCCCTCGGCAGCGCCTGGCTGCTTCCCTCGACGTCGCACGGCGAGCGCACCGTAGCGGTGTCCGAACCCGAACCGCTGACCTCCGTACCCGCCGACGACCCCGGCGAAGGCCTCGTGCACAAGGGCCTGCGCCCCGGCGGAAAAGGCACGTCCTGCGCGGGTGAGTACGAGGTGATCGGCACCGGCCGGTGCTCGCACGGCCCCGACGAGGCGCCTCCCGGCCTCAGCGTGAGGAAGCCGGTTGCGCCGGTCGCCGCGGTCCGCAAAGAACCGGCGCTGCCGTCCCGGACGGCTCCGCTGCGCCGTCCCGACGCGCTCGCCCTGACGTCGGCCGCCGCCCCCACGGCTGCCGGCGCGACGGCCGCCGCGGGCGACGTGGTCTGCGAGGGCGACGGGCAGAGCGGCAAGCGGGTCCAGGTCCTGTACGTCCGCGCCGCCGCCACCGCCAGCCGCTTCGCCGCCTACGAGGCTTCCTTCCGTACGTGGGCCGCCGGCGTGGACACCATCTACGACGCCAGCGCCCAGGACACCGGGGGACACCGGCACCTGCGCTACGTCACCACCTCGGACTGCCGGGTGGACGTCCGCGAGGTCGAGGTGCCCGACGGCCAGCTCGACGACTTCAGCAAGACCATCAGCGCGCTGAAGGCCCTCGGCTTCAACCGCACCGACCGCAAGTACATGATCTTCGCCGAATCGAACGTGTACTGCGGCATCGGCACCTTCGCGGGCGACGACCAGGCGTCGGCGCGCAACCGCAGCAACGCCGGCCCGTCGTACGGTCGCAGCGACACCGGCTGCTGGGCGGCGAGCGTGGCGGCTCACGAGCTCGGGCACAACCTCGGCGCGGTCAGCAACAGCGCCCCGAACTCCAGCAAGGCCGGTCACTGCGTCGACGACTACGACGTCATGTGTTACAAGGACGCCCCGGAGACCACGGTGAAGATCGTGTGTACGGACCGGGCCAAGGAGAACCGGCTCGACTGCAACCACGACGACTACTACAGCACCGACCCGCAGCCCGGCAGCTACCTCGCCTCGCACTGGAACGTCGCCAGCAACGAGTTCCTCATCGCCGGTGAGACCGGTGGGGCGCCGGAGCCCACGCCCAGCCAGTCGCCCTCGGCCTCACCGCCGCCCGGCCCGTCCAGCACGCCCAGCGTGCCGGTCCCGTCGCCGTCCGCGAGCCGCACCACGCCGCCCACACCCGGCCCGAGCGGCTCCCAGCCGGCACCGACCACGCCCGCACCGAGCCCGACCGGGTCCAGCGCGGATCCGGGTCCCGCGCCGGCCAAGCTGACCGTCGCGCAGCTCGCCGCCACCTCGGCCCGGCTCAGCTGGCCGTCGGCGGGTTCGGGCAGCAGCTACGGGGTCGTCGTCGACGGTCGTACCCTCGGCACGGTCCGCTCGGCGGGGGTCACGATCACCGGTCTGACGCCCGGGCACACCTACCGCATGAAGATCACCAAGGGGTTGGCCGACTACACCGACGAGGTCGCGGTCTCGACCCCGGCGGCGGCCGTGCCGCCGGCCGGCGAGTGGTTCTCGCTGTCCAACGCGCTCACCGGTGAGACCGCCGACGTGTACGGGGCCCGCAGCGCCGACCGCACGCCCCTGGTGACCCGGGCCGCGACCGGCGAGGCCAGCCAGTCGTGGCGCCTCGACGGGGGCAAGCTGGTGTCGAAGGCGACCGGCAAGTGCGTCAGCCCGCTGGGGCGTGCCGTGGCCGGTGCGGTACTGGTCCAGAAGGACTGCGCGACGGCGGCGACGTGGCAGGTCACCCGTACCGAAGCCGGTTTGACCCTGGCCACCGGCGGCCTGGTGGCCGGCCCGGGCGACACCGATTACGCAGGCCGGCCGCTGCTCGCCCTGCAGAACCCGTCAGGGGTACGCCAACAGGCATGGTCGGCCGACGTCAGGTGA
- a CDS encoding GntR family transcriptional regulator, translating to MSYAVPPTRTAAVVHQLRKEILSGDLLAGTVIKDAELAARLGVSITPVREAIAQLSVEGLIDIAPNRTRQVTQVTQKKALELIDVMSVLACAGFEWGVDNLTAAHIDLMRQRQTEFVEALRAGNVLAAGAAGGEFGSIVIMASGNRELQSMVDLVRSRAMRTAPLIAESLWNTVIEAHDDILRQLEAGNTQAASARYKQMYVDYRALAEQQLFDTRDSVRA from the coding sequence ATGTCATACGCAGTCCCGCCGACCCGTACTGCGGCGGTCGTCCACCAGCTCCGCAAGGAGATCCTCAGCGGAGATCTCCTCGCCGGGACCGTGATCAAGGACGCCGAGCTGGCCGCCCGCTTGGGGGTCAGCATCACCCCGGTCCGTGAGGCCATCGCGCAGCTGTCCGTCGAGGGACTCATCGACATCGCGCCCAATCGCACCCGCCAGGTCACACAGGTCACGCAGAAGAAGGCCCTCGAACTGATCGACGTGATGAGCGTCCTCGCCTGCGCTGGATTCGAGTGGGGCGTCGACAACCTCACCGCCGCCCACATCGACCTGATGCGGCAACGGCAGACGGAATTCGTCGAGGCGTTGCGAGCCGGCAACGTACTGGCGGCCGGGGCCGCCGGCGGGGAATTCGGCAGCATAGTCATCATGGCGAGCGGTAACCGGGAGCTGCAGTCGATGGTGGACCTCGTGCGGTCGCGCGCCATGCGCACCGCGCCCCTGATCGCCGAGAGCCTGTGGAACACCGTGATCGAGGCTCACGACGACATCCTCCGCCAGCTCGAGGCCGGCAACACCCAAGCCGCGTCGGCGCGCTACAAGCAGATGTACGTCGACTATCGCGCACTGGCCGAGCAGCAACTCTTCGACACTCGGGACTCCGTACGCGCGTGA
- a CDS encoding helix-turn-helix transcriptional regulator yields MAGPTAGVLTLLELLQSGGVRTMAELSERLGVDPRTVRRYVGHLIDLDVPVESVRGRYGGYRLAAGYRLPPLMLSDDEALAVLLGLAAGRRAGSATGTGTASETAAAKIRRVLPSRIADRLDAVLESLAFTAESGDVPAPQAGVLLTVADAVRHHRPISIKYTSGGGRSSVRTLHPFGLVNHANRWYVTGADPEIGEDRTFRLDRIADARTLTGSFEPPAGFEPARHLLTSMARAPYRHEVTLRIQGTLEQIRKRLPASVAEVRGGADEGWQCVEIRAESLDWLPAVLAALDLPFVIERPDELRDRVIALADRLAASGRKPS; encoded by the coding sequence ATGGCGGGACCGACAGCCGGGGTGCTCACGCTTCTTGAACTCCTGCAGTCCGGCGGCGTCCGGACGATGGCCGAGCTCTCCGAACGCCTCGGAGTCGATCCGCGCACGGTGCGGCGCTACGTGGGGCATCTGATCGACCTCGACGTACCGGTGGAGTCGGTCCGCGGCCGTTACGGCGGCTATCGGCTCGCCGCCGGCTATCGTCTGCCGCCGCTCATGCTCAGTGACGACGAAGCCCTGGCCGTGCTCCTGGGCCTGGCTGCCGGCCGGCGCGCCGGGTCAGCAACGGGTACGGGTACGGCGAGCGAGACGGCCGCCGCGAAGATCCGTCGGGTCCTGCCGTCGCGGATCGCGGATCGGCTCGACGCGGTGCTCGAATCCCTCGCCTTCACCGCCGAGTCCGGCGACGTCCCTGCGCCGCAGGCCGGTGTTCTGCTCACCGTCGCCGACGCGGTCCGCCACCACCGGCCGATCTCGATCAAGTACACCTCGGGCGGCGGCCGCAGCAGCGTCCGCACGCTGCATCCGTTCGGGCTGGTCAACCACGCGAACCGGTGGTACGTCACCGGTGCCGATCCGGAGATCGGCGAGGATCGGACCTTCCGGCTCGACCGCATCGCCGACGCGAGGACGCTGACCGGCTCGTTCGAGCCGCCCGCCGGATTCGAGCCCGCGCGGCACCTTCTCACCTCGATGGCGCGGGCGCCGTACCGGCACGAGGTGACGTTGCGGATCCAGGGCACGCTCGAGCAGATCCGCAAGCGGCTACCGGCCAGCGTGGCCGAGGTACGAGGCGGTGCGGACGAGGGCTGGCAGTGCGTCGAGATCCGAGCGGAGAGTCTGGACTGGCTGCCCGCGGTGCTCGCCGCGCTCGATCTGCCGTTCGTCATCGAGCGCCCGGACGAACTGCGCGACCGCGTCATCGCGCTCGCCGACCGGCTGGCGGCCTCGGGACGGAAACCGTCGTAG
- a CDS encoding VOC family protein, producing the protein MDFVSIRVITSDINRLVGFYEKVTGVQADWGNEDFAELRTAHGTLAIGSTRTVALFAPGSARPADNRTAIIEFLVDDVDALYEDLKSVVEDFVNVPTTMPWGNRALLFRDPDGNLVNFFTPVSPEAIEKFSR; encoded by the coding sequence ATGGATTTCGTCTCGATCCGCGTGATCACCAGCGACATCAACCGCCTCGTCGGCTTCTACGAGAAGGTCACGGGCGTGCAGGCGGACTGGGGCAACGAGGACTTCGCCGAGTTGCGCACCGCCCACGGCACGCTGGCGATCGGCAGCACCCGCACGGTCGCGCTGTTCGCGCCCGGCTCGGCCCGCCCGGCGGACAACCGCACCGCGATCATCGAGTTCCTGGTGGACGACGTGGACGCGCTGTACGAGGACCTGAAGAGCGTGGTGGAGGACTTCGTCAACGTGCCCACGACGATGCCCTGGGGCAACCGGGCCCTGCTGTTCCGCGACCCCGACGGCAACCTGGTCAACTTCTTCACCCCGGTAAGCCCCGAGGCGATCGAAAAGTTCAGCCGCTGA
- a CDS encoding DUF2569 family protein — MRRTGELSGTQTSAMRATGARAEPIRGWLVVYLVVLAGLAAHGLELTIASLIIGANPGLAGLTSFVPAPALAFYVGSNALLILYAALLFALMLRRKRASIAHNVVFNVLSIIFLLGWHALHMKSTVGVAIDVVPNSVMIAYILRSRRVATTLSR, encoded by the coding sequence ATGCGTCGCACCGGTGAGCTATCCGGCACTCAAACCTCGGCGATGCGAGCAACCGGGGCCAGGGCAGAGCCGATCCGTGGCTGGCTCGTCGTCTACCTCGTCGTACTGGCAGGGCTCGCGGCGCACGGCTTGGAGCTGACCATCGCGTCGCTCATCATCGGCGCCAACCCCGGGCTGGCCGGCCTCACATCCTTCGTACCGGCACCCGCGCTGGCCTTCTACGTCGGCTCGAATGCCCTTCTGATCCTGTACGCTGCTCTGTTGTTTGCGCTGATGTTGCGGAGGAAGCGGGCCTCCATCGCGCACAACGTGGTTTTCAACGTACTGTCGATCATCTTCCTGTTGGGATGGCATGCACTTCACATGAAGTCAACGGTGGGTGTCGCGATCGACGTGGTTCCCAATAGTGTGATGATCGCTTACATTCTCCGGTCCAGGAGAGTCGCAACCACCCTTTCAAGGTAG
- a CDS encoding SAM-dependent methyltransferase produces the protein METLLQAPLPVRLRAWDGSETGPAGTPVLTIRNRRALRRLMWRPDELGLARAYVSGDLDMEGDLLDGLQRLAALIFRGADVRGLPKRAVAADLLRLGVLGPQPKPPPEELAMHGTRHSRRRDRQAISHHYDVGNAFYEVVLGSSMVYSCAYWTGDDAGYGLADAQRDKLDLVCRKLALRPGMRLLDVGCGWGSLALHAAREYGVDVVGITLSTEQADYARKQVAEAGLTAHVDIRVQDYRTLDDGAFDAISSVGMAEHVGTAPYAEYAAILFRQLKAGGRLLNHQIAALHPAPPAARKRRSFIDAYVFPDGELVPLGTTVTLLEAAGFEVRDVHSLREHYARTLRAWVTNLESQWSAAVRLAGAGRARVWRLYMAASALAFEQARIGVNQVLCVKAHRYGGSDLPATRSGWLA, from the coding sequence TTGGAAACCCTTCTGCAAGCGCCGCTGCCGGTGCGCCTTCGCGCCTGGGACGGCTCCGAGACCGGCCCCGCCGGTACGCCGGTCCTGACCATCCGCAACCGGCGGGCCCTGCGCCGGCTCATGTGGCGACCCGACGAGCTCGGGCTCGCGCGGGCGTACGTGTCGGGCGATCTCGACATGGAGGGTGACCTTTTGGACGGGCTGCAACGACTCGCAGCCCTGATCTTCCGCGGCGCCGACGTGCGAGGACTGCCCAAACGCGCCGTCGCCGCCGACCTGCTCCGGCTGGGCGTGCTGGGACCGCAGCCCAAACCGCCGCCCGAGGAGCTGGCGATGCACGGCACGCGGCACAGCCGGCGCCGGGACCGGCAGGCGATCAGCCATCACTACGACGTCGGCAACGCGTTCTACGAGGTCGTCCTGGGCTCGAGCATGGTCTACTCCTGCGCGTACTGGACGGGCGACGACGCCGGATACGGTCTCGCCGACGCGCAACGCGACAAACTCGACCTGGTCTGCCGCAAGCTGGCACTCAGACCGGGCATGCGCCTGCTGGATGTCGGCTGCGGCTGGGGCAGCCTCGCGCTACACGCGGCCCGGGAGTACGGCGTCGACGTCGTCGGCATCACGCTCTCCACAGAGCAGGCCGACTACGCCCGCAAGCAGGTGGCCGAGGCCGGATTGACCGCGCACGTCGACATTCGGGTCCAGGACTATCGCACCCTCGACGACGGGGCGTTCGACGCCATCTCCAGCGTGGGGATGGCCGAGCACGTCGGCACGGCACCCTACGCGGAGTACGCGGCCATCCTGTTCAGACAGCTCAAGGCGGGTGGCCGGTTGCTCAACCACCAGATCGCGGCACTGCATCCCGCACCGCCCGCGGCGCGCAAGCGCCGATCCTTCATCGACGCGTACGTGTTCCCGGACGGCGAACTGGTGCCCCTGGGCACGACAGTGACGCTGCTGGAAGCAGCCGGGTTCGAGGTCCGGGACGTGCATTCCCTGCGTGAGCACTACGCACGAACCCTGCGCGCCTGGGTGACCAACCTGGAGTCGCAATGGTCGGCGGCCGTGAGGCTGGCCGGAGCGGGCCGGGCCCGGGTGTGGCGGTTGTACATGGCGGCTTCGGCGCTGGCGTTCGAGCAGGCGAGGATCGGCGTCAACCAGGTTCTGTGCGTCAAAGCGCATCGATACGGCGGCAGCGACCTGCCGGCGACCCGGAGCGGCTGGCTGGCGTGA
- a CDS encoding S1 family peptidase, whose protein sequence is MTRSKRLGAAVGVAVLTATVLAAAPATAAAPTPASRAATFQFPENARRQIPLLQAAGVIRKEIERRSYTGYAGIELEDAQVALWWKGELPAGIEQAIGTARSIAPVRVGAAKHSLRELRVAGSKLRAAFPPEHTRIKYAVDGSEVVVGTHGSAGLALRIPDVDVPVQVIDQGAKVLTSRRDDWAPWKSGADQINGNSRCTTGFPVRNGNNERFILTAGHCGSNGNQIHDGAGEFIGTFTADNDGHDIALISTPGNVDNVMYVGGLDSNVVTTVVGWDWVYPGEYLCQSGGSSARDIGGPVCGLRVEKFNTDPGDAVEARQVDGQPAVRPGDSGGPVYGPAANGGVIAKGINNYTYVGNNTILGFQDFGTATRDYGIWIVE, encoded by the coding sequence ATGACACGTAGCAAGCGCCTCGGCGCAGCTGTCGGCGTCGCTGTTCTGACGGCCACCGTATTGGCTGCAGCTCCCGCCACTGCCGCAGCGCCCACCCCGGCATCCCGGGCGGCGACCTTCCAGTTCCCGGAGAACGCCCGCAGGCAGATCCCCCTGCTCCAAGCCGCCGGCGTGATCCGCAAGGAGATCGAGCGCCGCAGCTATACCGGCTACGCCGGGATCGAACTCGAGGACGCCCAGGTCGCCTTGTGGTGGAAGGGTGAACTCCCAGCCGGAATTGAGCAGGCGATCGGCACCGCACGCTCGATCGCCCCGGTGCGAGTCGGCGCTGCCAAGCATTCGTTGCGCGAGCTGCGCGTTGCGGGCAGCAAGCTCCGGGCTGCGTTCCCGCCCGAACACACACGGATCAAGTACGCGGTGGACGGCAGTGAAGTCGTCGTCGGCACCCACGGGTCGGCCGGCCTCGCCCTGCGGATTCCGGACGTGGATGTACCGGTTCAGGTCATCGACCAGGGCGCGAAGGTGCTGACCAGCAGACGCGACGACTGGGCGCCCTGGAAGAGCGGCGCCGACCAGATCAACGGAAATTCCCGCTGCACGACCGGCTTTCCTGTGCGCAACGGCAACAACGAGCGGTTCATCCTCACCGCGGGGCACTGCGGCAGCAACGGCAACCAGATCCACGACGGTGCCGGCGAGTTCATCGGCACCTTCACCGCCGACAACGACGGACACGACATCGCGCTGATCAGCACCCCGGGCAACGTGGACAACGTGATGTACGTCGGCGGTCTGGACAGCAACGTCGTGACCACAGTCGTCGGCTGGGACTGGGTGTATCCCGGGGAATACCTCTGCCAGTCCGGCGGGTCGTCCGCCCGCGACATCGGCGGCCCGGTCTGCGGGCTGCGGGTCGAGAAGTTCAACACCGACCCCGGCGACGCGGTCGAGGCACGCCAGGTCGACGGCCAGCCCGCGGTCCGCCCCGGCGACAGCGGCGGACCCGTCTACGGCCCGGCTGCCAACGGCGGAGTGATCGCCAAGGGCATCAACAACTACACGTACGTCGGCAACAACACCATCCTCGGCTTCCAGGACTTCGGCACCGCGACCCGCGACTACGGGATCTGGATCGTGGAGTAA
- a CDS encoding VOC family protein, whose product MALRIDLTFDTRDAAALAGFWKLALGYEDEPPPAPFTTRDEWVASFAEQPDDEGGGAWLHDPDGVGPRLVLLDVPEQKVAKNRLHIDIRVGKGPGAWPRILTKVDELVAAGGSVLSTFDGHHVVMADPEGNEFCVAA is encoded by the coding sequence ATGGCGCTGCGGATCGACCTGACCTTTGACACGCGTGACGCCGCGGCCCTCGCCGGATTCTGGAAGCTCGCGTTGGGCTACGAGGACGAGCCGCCTCCGGCACCGTTCACCACGCGCGACGAGTGGGTGGCGTCGTTCGCCGAGCAGCCGGACGACGAGGGCGGCGGCGCATGGCTGCACGACCCGGACGGCGTCGGCCCGCGGCTTGTCCTGCTCGATGTGCCCGAGCAGAAGGTGGCAAAGAACCGCTTGCACATCGACATTCGCGTCGGCAAGGGCCCTGGTGCCTGGCCGCGCATCCTGACGAAGGTAGACGAGCTGGTGGCGGCGGGCGGCAGTGTGCTGTCAACGTTCGACGGCCACCATGTGGTGATGGCGGACCCGGAGGGCAACGAGTTCTGCGTCGCTGCCTGA